A single genomic interval of Falco cherrug isolate bFalChe1 chromosome 8, bFalChe1.pri, whole genome shotgun sequence harbors:
- the G6PC2 gene encoding glucose-6-phosphatase 2 isoform X2: protein MMERGRRMLAPLRCPPGLAEAVAAGAARERHLILFGHRPYWWVQETMIYPNQSSPCLEQFPITCETGPGSPSGHAMGSSCVWYVMVTAALSYTVRWKDKSAVALHRLTWSFLWSIFWLIQISVCISRVFIATHFPHQVFLGVFAGILVAEAFEHTPAIQTASLRMYIKTNLFLFIFALGFYLVLKLLDIDLLWSVPKAKKWCANPDWINIDTTPFAGLVRNLGALFGLGLGINSEMFTTSCKGKNSCKRSFRILCIAASLATLQLYNFIKIPTHTEYLFYILSFCKSAAMPLTVVALVPYCVHSLMRTTEKKLN from the exons ATGATGGAGCGAGGGAGGCGGATGCTGGCTCCGCTGCGGTGTCCCCCTGGGCTTGCGGAGGCGGTCGCTGCCGGTGCTGCGAGGGAGAGGCACCT gaTTTTATTTGGCCATCGCCCATACTGGTGGGTGCAAGAAACAATGATTTATCCCAATCAGTCAAGCCCATGCCTTGAACAGTTTCCTATAACATGTGAAACCGGACCAG gaAGTCCATCTGGACATGCCATGGGATCTTCCTGTGTCTGGTATGTAATGGTCACAGCAGCACTTAGCTACACAGTTAGATGGAAAGATAAATCAGCAGTTGCCCTTCACAG ACTGACATGGTCATTCCTCTGGAGTATTTTTTGGCTTATCCAGATCAGTGTGTGCATCTCGAGAGTATTCATAGCAACACATTTCCCTCATCAAGTTTTTCTTGGAGTATTTGCTG GCATCCTTGTGGCAGAAGCATTTGAGCATACCCCTGCTATTCAGACAGCAAGCTTGAGAATGTACATCAAGAcaaacttgtttcttttcatctttgcCCTTGGCTTTTATCTAGTCCTCAAGCTTCTTGATATTGACTTGCTATGGTCTGTGCCGAAGGCCAAGAAGTGGTGTGCCAACCCCGACTGGATAAACATTGACACAACTCCGTTTGCTGGACTGGTGAGGAATTTAGGGGCGCTCTTTGGCTTAGGTCTCGGaattaattctgaaatgttCACCACAAGCTGCAAAGGTAAAAATAGCTGTAAGAGAAGTTTCCGTATATTGTGTATAGCTGCTTCTTTAGCTACGCTGCAGCTGTATAATTTCATTAAGATACCTACTCATACTGAGTATTTATTCTACATTCTCTCTTTTTGTAAGAGTGCAGCTATGCCTCTGACTGTAGTTGCCTTGGTTCCATACTGTGTCCACTCGTTAATGAGgacaactgaaaagaaacttaATTAG
- the G6PC2 gene encoding glucose-6-phosphatase 2 isoform X3 codes for MCFLGDLEPRVPGMAGYATPIQYKGNVNHLLSLFNSSSPWFSFSITRNLRLKELYYISSTVESIKMDLLHSNGVLIIQHLQRDYRAYQDFLNFMSHVGDPRNIFSIYFPLWFQLNQVVGTKMIWVAVIGDWFNLIFKWILFGHRPYWWVQETMIYPNQSSPCLEQFPITCETGPGSPSGHAMGSSCVWYVMVTAALSYTVRWKDKSAVALHRHPCGRSI; via the exons ATGTGCTTTCTTGGGGATTTGGAGCCACGTGTTCCAGGAATGGCCGGGTACGCCACGCCGATACAATATAAAGGCAACGTCAATCACCTTCTCTCACTTTTTAATAGTTCCTCTCCATGGTTCTCATTCTCCATCACTAGAAACTTAAGATTAAAGGAACTTTATTATATTTCAAGTACAGTTGAATCCATTAAGATGGATCTCCTTCATAGCAATGGCGTGCTTATCATTCAGCATTTGCAGAGGGACTACAGGGCTTACCAGGATTTCCTTAATTTTATGTCACATGTTGGTGATCCCCGGAATATATTctcaatttattttcctctttggtTTCAGCTCAACCAAGTGGTTGGTACTAAAATGATATGGGTGGCAGTCATTGGTGATTGGTTCAACCTCATATTTAAATG gaTTTTATTTGGCCATCGCCCATACTGGTGGGTGCAAGAAACAATGATTTATCCCAATCAGTCAAGCCCATGCCTTGAACAGTTTCCTATAACATGTGAAACCGGACCAG gaAGTCCATCTGGACATGCCATGGGATCTTCCTGTGTCTGGTATGTAATGGTCACAGCAGCACTTAGCTACACAGTTAGATGGAAAGATAAATCAGCAGTTGCCCTTCACAG GCATCCTTGTGGCAGAAGCATTTGA
- the G6PC2 gene encoding glucose-6-phosphatase 2 isoform X1, translating into MCFLGDLEPRVPGMAGYATPIQYKGNVNHLLSLFNSSSPWFSFSITRNLRLKELYYISSTVESIKMDLLHSNGVLIIQHLQRDYRAYQDFLNFMSHVGDPRNIFSIYFPLWFQLNQVVGTKMIWVAVIGDWFNLIFKWILFGHRPYWWVQETMIYPNQSSPCLEQFPITCETGPGSPSGHAMGSSCVWYVMVTAALSYTVRWKDKSAVALHRLTWSFLWSIFWLIQISVCISRVFIATHFPHQVFLGVFAGILVAEAFEHTPAIQTASLRMYIKTNLFLFIFALGFYLVLKLLDIDLLWSVPKAKKWCANPDWINIDTTPFAGLVRNLGALFGLGLGINSEMFTTSCKGKNSCKRSFRILCIAASLATLQLYNFIKIPTHTEYLFYILSFCKSAAMPLTVVALVPYCVHSLMRTTEKKLN; encoded by the exons ATGTGCTTTCTTGGGGATTTGGAGCCACGTGTTCCAGGAATGGCCGGGTACGCCACGCCGATACAATATAAAGGCAACGTCAATCACCTTCTCTCACTTTTTAATAGTTCCTCTCCATGGTTCTCATTCTCCATCACTAGAAACTTAAGATTAAAGGAACTTTATTATATTTCAAGTACAGTTGAATCCATTAAGATGGATCTCCTTCATAGCAATGGCGTGCTTATCATTCAGCATTTGCAGAGGGACTACAGGGCTTACCAGGATTTCCTTAATTTTATGTCACATGTTGGTGATCCCCGGAATATATTctcaatttattttcctctttggtTTCAGCTCAACCAAGTGGTTGGTACTAAAATGATATGGGTGGCAGTCATTGGTGATTGGTTCAACCTCATATTTAAATG gaTTTTATTTGGCCATCGCCCATACTGGTGGGTGCAAGAAACAATGATTTATCCCAATCAGTCAAGCCCATGCCTTGAACAGTTTCCTATAACATGTGAAACCGGACCAG gaAGTCCATCTGGACATGCCATGGGATCTTCCTGTGTCTGGTATGTAATGGTCACAGCAGCACTTAGCTACACAGTTAGATGGAAAGATAAATCAGCAGTTGCCCTTCACAG ACTGACATGGTCATTCCTCTGGAGTATTTTTTGGCTTATCCAGATCAGTGTGTGCATCTCGAGAGTATTCATAGCAACACATTTCCCTCATCAAGTTTTTCTTGGAGTATTTGCTG GCATCCTTGTGGCAGAAGCATTTGAGCATACCCCTGCTATTCAGACAGCAAGCTTGAGAATGTACATCAAGAcaaacttgtttcttttcatctttgcCCTTGGCTTTTATCTAGTCCTCAAGCTTCTTGATATTGACTTGCTATGGTCTGTGCCGAAGGCCAAGAAGTGGTGTGCCAACCCCGACTGGATAAACATTGACACAACTCCGTTTGCTGGACTGGTGAGGAATTTAGGGGCGCTCTTTGGCTTAGGTCTCGGaattaattctgaaatgttCACCACAAGCTGCAAAGGTAAAAATAGCTGTAAGAGAAGTTTCCGTATATTGTGTATAGCTGCTTCTTTAGCTACGCTGCAGCTGTATAATTTCATTAAGATACCTACTCATACTGAGTATTTATTCTACATTCTCTCTTTTTGTAAGAGTGCAGCTATGCCTCTGACTGTAGTTGCCTTGGTTCCATACTGTGTCCACTCGTTAATGAGgacaactgaaaagaaacttaATTAG
- the ABCB11 gene encoding bile salt export pump isoform X4 — protein MRQDVPHVQTFSILDEEERRTQINGVCLLFVFVGILSFFTQFLQGYTFAKSGELLTRRLRKIGFQAMLGQDIGWFDDQKNSPGALTTRLATDASQVQGATGSQIGMIVNSFTNIGVAIIIAFYFSWKLSLVILCFLPFLALSGAVQAKMLTGFASQDKKALEATGRISSEALSNIRTVAGIGKENMFINKFEKHLYMPYRAAIKKAHVYGLCFGFAQSIVFIANAVSYRYGGFLVDAEGLHYSFVFRVISAVVTSGTALGRASSYTPNYAKAKTSAARFFELVDRLPDISVYSEKGEKWDDFKGSIEFLNCKFTYPSRPDIQVLKGLSVAVKPGQTLAFVGSSGCGKSTSVQLLERFYDPETGSVLIDGHDTKKINVQFLRSKIGIVSQEPVLFDCSIADNIKYGSNTKEATMEEVIEVAQKAQLHDFVMSLPDKYETNVGAQGSQLSRGQKQRIAIARAIIRDPKILLLDEATSALDTESEKTVQAALDKAREGRTCIVIAHRLSTIQNADIIAVMSQGLIIERGTHDQLMAMEGAYYKLVTTGAPIS, from the exons ATGAGACAAGATGTACCTCACGTGCAG acctTCTCCATTCTTGACGAGGAAGAACGAAGAACCCAGATCAATGGTGTCTGCCTGCTCTTTGTCTTTGTCggaattctttcatttttcacacaGTTCCTACAG GGATACACCTTTGCCAAGTCTGGAGAGCTGCTTACAAGACGGTTAAGGAAAATTGGTTTCCAGGCTATGCTAGGGCAAGACATTGGTTGGTTTGATGACCAGAAGAACAGCCCTGGTGCTTTGACTACAAGACTTGCAACAGACGCCTCGCAGGTCCAAGGG GCAACTGGATCGCAGATAGGAATGATTGTCAATTCCTTTACCAACATCGGCGTGGCCATCATCATTGCTTTCTACTTCAGCTGGAAACTGAGTTTAGTTATACTGTGTTTCCTGCCATTTTTGGCCTTATCTGGAGCTGTGCAGGCTAAAATGCTGACAGGATTTGCCTCTCAGGACAAGAAAGCGCTGGAAGCTACTGGACGg atttccAGTGAAGCCCTCTCTAACATCAGGACTGTAGCTGGGATAGGGAAAGAGAACATGTTTATCAACAAGTTTGAGAAGCACCTGTATATGCCCTATAGAGCTGCAATCAAAAAAGCGCACGTTTACGGACTCTGCTTCGGCTTTGCCCAGAGCATAGTGTTCATTGCCAATGCCGTCTCTTACAGATACGGAGGGTTTCTAGTCGACGCTGAAGGACTCCATTACAGCTTTGTGTTCAG GGTGATCTCTGCTGTTGTGACCAGTGGCACTGCTTTGGGAAGAGCTTCTTCCTACACCCCAAACTATGCCAAAGCCAAAACATCCGCTGCGCGCTTTTTTGAACTGGTCGATCGGCTTCCTGACATCAGTGTTTACAgtgaaaagggggaaaaatgg gATGATTTCAAGGGAAGCATTGAATTTCTTAACTGTAAATTCACATACCCTTCTCGGCCTGATATTCAGGTCCTGAAAGGACTCTCTGTAGCTGTTAAGCCTGGACAGACTTTGGCATTTGTTGGAAGCAGCGGCTGTGGTAAGAGCACCAGCGTCCAGCTTCTGGAGCGTTTCTATGACCCTGAGACAGGAAGCGTG TTAATAGATGGACATGACACGAAGAAAATAAACGTACAGTTTCTTAGATCAAAAATTGGAATAGTGTCCCAGGAGCCTGTGCTATTTGACTGCAGCATTGCTGATAATATCAAATACGGCAGTAACACCAAAGAGGCAACGATGGAAGAAGTCATAGAAGTGGCCCAGAAGGCTCAGCTGCATGATTTTGTCATGTCACTGCCTGAT aaatatgaaaCTAACGTTGGGGCTCAAGGATCCCAGCTGTCTCGTGGACAAAAACAACGCATTGCTATAGCGAGGGCCATCATACGAGATCCTAAAATTTTATTACTGGATGAAGCTACATCTGCCTTGGACACAGAAAGTGAAAAG ACTGTGCAGGCGGCACTGGATAAGGCCAGAGAAGGGCGTACCTGCATTGTCATTGCCCACCGTTTGTCCACGATCCAGAACGCTGACATCATCGCTGTGATGTCGCAAGGACTCATCATTGAAAGAGGCACTCATGATCAACTGATGGCCATGGAAGGAGCTTATTACAAACTTGTTACTACTGGAGCCCCAATCAGCTGA
- the ABCB11 gene encoding bile salt export pump isoform X3 yields the protein MLRTVAFTRQQTFSILDEEERRTQINGVCLLFVFVGILSFFTQFLQGYTFAKSGELLTRRLRKIGFQAMLGQDIGWFDDQKNSPGALTTRLATDASQVQGATGSQIGMIVNSFTNIGVAIIIAFYFSWKLSLVILCFLPFLALSGAVQAKMLTGFASQDKKALEATGRISSEALSNIRTVAGIGKENMFINKFEKHLYMPYRAAIKKAHVYGLCFGFAQSIVFIANAVSYRYGGFLVDAEGLHYSFVFRVISAVVTSGTALGRASSYTPNYAKAKTSAARFFELVDRLPDISVYSEKGEKWDDFKGSIEFLNCKFTYPSRPDIQVLKGLSVAVKPGQTLAFVGSSGCGKSTSVQLLERFYDPETGSVLIDGHDTKKINVQFLRSKIGIVSQEPVLFDCSIADNIKYGSNTKEATMEEVIEVAQKAQLHDFVMSLPDKYETNVGAQGSQLSRGQKQRIAIARAIIRDPKILLLDEATSALDTESEKTVQAALDKAREGRTCIVIAHRLSTIQNADIIAVMSQGLIIERGTHDQLMAMEGAYYKLVTTGAPIS from the exons ATGCTAAGGACTGTGGCTTTCACTAGACAGCAG acctTCTCCATTCTTGACGAGGAAGAACGAAGAACCCAGATCAATGGTGTCTGCCTGCTCTTTGTCTTTGTCggaattctttcatttttcacacaGTTCCTACAG GGATACACCTTTGCCAAGTCTGGAGAGCTGCTTACAAGACGGTTAAGGAAAATTGGTTTCCAGGCTATGCTAGGGCAAGACATTGGTTGGTTTGATGACCAGAAGAACAGCCCTGGTGCTTTGACTACAAGACTTGCAACAGACGCCTCGCAGGTCCAAGGG GCAACTGGATCGCAGATAGGAATGATTGTCAATTCCTTTACCAACATCGGCGTGGCCATCATCATTGCTTTCTACTTCAGCTGGAAACTGAGTTTAGTTATACTGTGTTTCCTGCCATTTTTGGCCTTATCTGGAGCTGTGCAGGCTAAAATGCTGACAGGATTTGCCTCTCAGGACAAGAAAGCGCTGGAAGCTACTGGACGg atttccAGTGAAGCCCTCTCTAACATCAGGACTGTAGCTGGGATAGGGAAAGAGAACATGTTTATCAACAAGTTTGAGAAGCACCTGTATATGCCCTATAGAGCTGCAATCAAAAAAGCGCACGTTTACGGACTCTGCTTCGGCTTTGCCCAGAGCATAGTGTTCATTGCCAATGCCGTCTCTTACAGATACGGAGGGTTTCTAGTCGACGCTGAAGGACTCCATTACAGCTTTGTGTTCAG GGTGATCTCTGCTGTTGTGACCAGTGGCACTGCTTTGGGAAGAGCTTCTTCCTACACCCCAAACTATGCCAAAGCCAAAACATCCGCTGCGCGCTTTTTTGAACTGGTCGATCGGCTTCCTGACATCAGTGTTTACAgtgaaaagggggaaaaatgg gATGATTTCAAGGGAAGCATTGAATTTCTTAACTGTAAATTCACATACCCTTCTCGGCCTGATATTCAGGTCCTGAAAGGACTCTCTGTAGCTGTTAAGCCTGGACAGACTTTGGCATTTGTTGGAAGCAGCGGCTGTGGTAAGAGCACCAGCGTCCAGCTTCTGGAGCGTTTCTATGACCCTGAGACAGGAAGCGTG TTAATAGATGGACATGACACGAAGAAAATAAACGTACAGTTTCTTAGATCAAAAATTGGAATAGTGTCCCAGGAGCCTGTGCTATTTGACTGCAGCATTGCTGATAATATCAAATACGGCAGTAACACCAAAGAGGCAACGATGGAAGAAGTCATAGAAGTGGCCCAGAAGGCTCAGCTGCATGATTTTGTCATGTCACTGCCTGAT aaatatgaaaCTAACGTTGGGGCTCAAGGATCCCAGCTGTCTCGTGGACAAAAACAACGCATTGCTATAGCGAGGGCCATCATACGAGATCCTAAAATTTTATTACTGGATGAAGCTACATCTGCCTTGGACACAGAAAGTGAAAAG ACTGTGCAGGCGGCACTGGATAAGGCCAGAGAAGGGCGTACCTGCATTGTCATTGCCCACCGTTTGTCCACGATCCAGAACGCTGACATCATCGCTGTGATGTCGCAAGGACTCATCATTGAAAGAGGCACTCATGATCAACTGATGGCCATGGAAGGAGCTTATTACAAACTTGTTACTACTGGAGCCCCAATCAGCTGA